The DNA segment TGCGCGGATTAGTGGGGATGCCCAGATCCTGATTCATGATGCGCGAGACCAAAAGCTCCACCGCCCACTCCCCCATCAAGCGCTGGTTCTGCTGCATACCCGAAAAACGCGTCCCATCCAAAAGCTGCGTAACCGCTGCGATCCCCACGTCCCGCGGCACCTCCATGCCGTTGCCCTCCAAGATCATTTGCAGCTTCTCCACCTCCCGGCGATGGTGCACGCAGACGATGACGTCGGGACGGTTGCTGAGCACCCACTCCAAGGTACGCTCCGCGCTCACCTCCGTCGTGCGCAAGATCGGCATCAGCGAAGCGTTGCCCAGAGCATGCTCGCACCACCCCAAGTAAGCGCTGGGATAAGAGTGGGCCGTGCGCCCCTCCTCGTACTCGTTCAACAACAGCCCCGGCCGCCGGTAGCCCATCGCGTGAAGGCGCTCCAAGGTGCGATACAGGTCGTTGAAAAAATGGCTGGTCACCCGATGCAACGGCGTCGAAATGCTCAGCCCTATCGTCACGACAGCGTAGTGGTCTAGCTCCTTGGGGAATTCCTCCTCGAAGTTCGGACTGCCGAAGCAGAGCAGTCCTTGGATTCCCCTCGTGTCCAGAACCGAGCTGAAACGCGCCGCATTCATCCCGGGAGCCTTCAATCCCAGGGACTCCAGGCGATACCCCAAAGCCTCGCCCCGCGATCGCATGGCCTCGTAGACCGCAGTCAGGTGCCGTGACCCCTCCCAGGGTCGCAGGGTGTCGTAGAAGGAAATCACCCCGAAGCAGGCCACCGTCGGCCCGCTCCCATTCAGGCGCAAGTGACTCATCAGCTCGTTCAGCTTGGC comes from the Pelagicoccus enzymogenes genome and includes:
- a CDS encoding LacI family DNA-binding transcriptional regulator, whose translation is MSVRKIASKLGLSPSTVSLALRSSPKISADTRERVLREAEGLGYKPNAKLNELMSHLRLNGSGPTVACFGVISFYDTLRPWEGSRHLTAVYEAMRSRGEALGYRLESLGLKAPGMNAARFSSVLDTRGIQGLLCFGSPNFEEEFPKELDHYAVVTIGLSISTPLHRVTSHFFNDLYRTLERLHAMGYRRPGLLLNEYEEGRTAHSYPSAYLGWCEHALGNASLMPILRTTEVSAERTLEWVLSNRPDVIVCVHHRREVEKLQMILEGNGMEVPRDVGIAAVTQLLDGTRFSGMQQNQRLMGEWAVELLVSRIMNQDLGIPTNPRIEMVESEWIEGETLLRRQWR